A genomic stretch from Acropora palmata chromosome 13, jaAcrPala1.3, whole genome shotgun sequence includes:
- the LOC141863061 gene encoding uncharacterized protein LOC141863061 has product MVVAFSWIIHDLPASLATLTEERPLTSGDMKSHGCTWRAVFTANLDLFLQLVSAAFPVSVEIRMVISPGNEDETIKKLPPTRMKDRKMWGCNLSQVNRWVDVEGKIELKFIIFFVYL; this is encoded by the exons aTGGTTGTGGCATTCTCCTGGATAATTCACGACCTCCCTGCTTCTCTTGCCACTTTGACAGAAGAACGACCACTCACGAGTGGCGATATGAAATCCCACGGATGCACTTGGAGGGCAGTCTTCACAGCAAACTTGGATTTGTTTTTACAGCTGGTTTCTGCCGCATTTCCAGTTTCAGTAGAGATAAG gATGGTGATCTCTCCAGGAAATGAAGACGAAACTATAAAAAAGCTTCCACCCACAAGAATGAAAGACAGAAAGATGTGGGGGTGTAATCTTTCTCAAGTAAACCGTTGGGTTGATGTGGAGGGGAAAATTGAACTAAAATTTATAATCTTTTTCgtatatttataa
- the LOC141863108 gene encoding RING finger protein 151-like, which produces MAQETNGDNIYNCIFSESIEDGYECAVCFKVMIKPVSLACGHSGCMKCLHSIVSLADNARSNSAPCPVCRKTFHRDLLHLNVSLSALTRNLAMHCGNSGCVWKGTLEHARDHGKGCPKAVVKCPNVGCHHSSLREDMDAHSNSCEKALVDCPGCRNEVARSRLAEHQRRKCFYSKIDCPLGCGTKLPRAHVCLHQHNCPLKALRCKVRGCKQIKHRRDMGAHVFDAARSHHDLQHGEIQRLLGLIQSKVSIKTDID; this is translated from the exons ATGGCGCAAGAAACAAACGGTGACAACATTTACAACTGCATCTTCTCTGAATCGATCGAGGATGGCTATGAATGCGCTGTCTG CTTTAAAGTGATGATAAAACCAGTTAGCCTGGCTTGTGGCCATTCTGGGTGCATGAAGTGCTTGCACTCTATCGTCTCTCTCGCCGATAACGCCAGATCAAACTCAGCTCCGTGCCCAGTTTGCCGCAAAACCTTTCACCGTGATCTGTTGCACCTGAACGTCAGTCTTAGTGCACTTACCAGAAATTTGGCTATGCATTGTGGCAATTCTGGCTGCGTATGGAAAGGCACTCTGGAACATGCACGGGACCATGGCAAGGGCTGTCCCAAAGCTGTCGTCAAATGTCCTAATGTAGGATGCCACCACTCTTCCTTGCGCGAGGACATGGACGCGCACAGCAATAGCTGCGAGAAAGCTTTAGTAGATTGCCCTGGCTGCAGGAATGAAGTAGCGAGAAGTCGTTTGGCCGAACACCAAAGGAGGAAGTGCTTCTATTCTAAAATAGACTGCCCGCTGGGATGTGGCACTAAATTGCCTAG AGCTCATGTGTGTTTGCATCAACACAATTGCCCGCTGAAAGCCTTACGGTGCAAAGTGAGAGGctgcaaacaaataaaacacaggAGGGACATGGGTGCCCACGTGTTTGATGCTGCCAGATCTCACCATGACTTACAGCATGGTGAGATACAGCGGTTATTGGGCCTAATACAAAGTAAGGTAAGTATTAAAACTGATATCGATTAA
- the LOC141863681 gene encoding uncharacterized protein LOC141863681 isoform X1 produces MPAEMTKATAVSTNDGNVASEPSTSQESQTSTLKTGPAAKKMNLEYLMQLRQSSTERQRRWLQQRSLLANPLHCGGCNTNMTLVERSRDHVDGYQWRCTVCRKKRSLRTNSFFEKYPKIPLGELIVLIYFWSQDEQRRRAARMMSLSENLVCRVFRSLEDICSADIERNPFIPFPGTAVVKCDESKFNHKAKYNRGRRASD; encoded by the exons ATGCCAGCTGAAATGACAAAAGCGACTGCAGTGTCTACCAATGATGGAAATGTAGCTAGTGAACCGTCGACGTCACAAGAAAGCCAAACCTCAACACTGAAAACAGGCCCCGCAGCCAAG AAAATGAATCTAGAATATTTAATGCAGCTTAGGCAGTCTTCCACCGAAAGACAACGGCGCTGGTTACAACAACGCTCTCTTCTTGCAAATCCGCTTCATTGCGGTGGATGCAACACGAATATGACTCTAGTTGAAAGGTCCAGGGACCACGTGGATGGATATCAATG GAGATGTACAGTGTGCCGAAAAAAGAGGAGTCTTCGCACTAAcagtttttttgaaaaatatccCAAAATACCCCTTGGCGAATTGATCGTGCTTATCTACTTTTGGTCACAAGATGAACAACGCAGAAGGGCAGCCAGGATGATGTCTTTGAGCGAAAACCTGGTATGCAGGGTTTTTAGGAGTTTGGAAGACATCTGTTCAGCTGACATTGAACGAAACCCTTTCATTCCGTTTCCCGGAACAGCTGTCGTCAAATGCGACGAAAGCAAATTCAACCACAAGGCCAAG TACAATAGAGGACGTCGAGCTTCCGATTGA
- the LOC141863681 gene encoding uncharacterized protein LOC141863681 isoform X3: MLLLFARVKIDRARFGIWHFIIILKMNLEYLMQLRQSSTERQRRWLQQRSLLANPLHCGGCNTNMTLVERSRDHVDGYQWRCTVCRKKRSLRTNSFFEKYPKIPLGELIVLIYFWSQDEQRRRAARMMSLSENLVCRVFRSLEDICSADIERNPFIPFPGTAVVKCDESKFNHKAKYNRGRRASD, translated from the exons ATGCTCTTACTGTTCGCGCGGGTCAAAATCGACCGAGCTCGATTTGGGATTTGGCATTTCATCATTATTCTG AAAATGAATCTAGAATATTTAATGCAGCTTAGGCAGTCTTCCACCGAAAGACAACGGCGCTGGTTACAACAACGCTCTCTTCTTGCAAATCCGCTTCATTGCGGTGGATGCAACACGAATATGACTCTAGTTGAAAGGTCCAGGGACCACGTGGATGGATATCAATG GAGATGTACAGTGTGCCGAAAAAAGAGGAGTCTTCGCACTAAcagtttttttgaaaaatatccCAAAATACCCCTTGGCGAATTGATCGTGCTTATCTACTTTTGGTCACAAGATGAACAACGCAGAAGGGCAGCCAGGATGATGTCTTTGAGCGAAAACCTGGTATGCAGGGTTTTTAGGAGTTTGGAAGACATCTGTTCAGCTGACATTGAACGAAACCCTTTCATTCCGTTTCCCGGAACAGCTGTCGTCAAATGCGACGAAAGCAAATTCAACCACAAGGCCAAG TACAATAGAGGACGTCGAGCTTCCGATTGA
- the LOC141863681 gene encoding uncharacterized protein LOC141863681 isoform X2, translating into MSIITKPADTPFFDTGFYTQPRYLIVQNLPLSFAITFSLQKMNLEYLMQLRQSSTERQRRWLQQRSLLANPLHCGGCNTNMTLVERSRDHVDGYQWRCTVCRKKRSLRTNSFFEKYPKIPLGELIVLIYFWSQDEQRRRAARMMSLSENLVCRVFRSLEDICSADIERNPFIPFPGTAVVKCDESKFNHKAKYNRGRRASD; encoded by the exons atgTCTATCATAACAAAGCCAGCAGACACACCCTTTTTTGACACTGGCTTTTACACGCAGCCAAGATATTTAATTGTTCAAAACTTACCGCTCTCATTCGCAATCACCTTTTCTTTACAGAAAATGAATCTAGAATATTTAATGCAGCTTAGGCAGTCTTCCACCGAAAGACAACGGCGCTGGTTACAACAACGCTCTCTTCTTGCAAATCCGCTTCATTGCGGTGGATGCAACACGAATATGACTCTAGTTGAAAGGTCCAGGGACCACGTGGATGGATATCAATG GAGATGTACAGTGTGCCGAAAAAAGAGGAGTCTTCGCACTAAcagtttttttgaaaaatatccCAAAATACCCCTTGGCGAATTGATCGTGCTTATCTACTTTTGGTCACAAGATGAACAACGCAGAAGGGCAGCCAGGATGATGTCTTTGAGCGAAAACCTGGTATGCAGGGTTTTTAGGAGTTTGGAAGACATCTGTTCAGCTGACATTGAACGAAACCCTTTCATTCCGTTTCCCGGAACAGCTGTCGTCAAATGCGACGAAAGCAAATTCAACCACAAGGCCAAG TACAATAGAGGACGTCGAGCTTCCGATTGA
- the LOC141863109 gene encoding uncharacterized protein LOC141863109 gives MAESSSSSDSERHGSPTAARTGPKCSRTFVWLRELPKAIPRGRPWDELNREGRVKEIEFGKKFTERHMRDKIKENFPELAEADFTRIRLYKSGSRGTLLKKVAKNFPDATQFLQKFKGGTSKRVYIILKNDNENGERSNSENHAARASAIHRRSNAVVPRDTAATRQYLTALSQSTSTQQTDSDSNMPNKEDDANLLQSLKT, from the exons ATGGCGGAATCTAGCTCCTCTAGTGATAGCGAGAGACACGGATCTCCCACTGCAGCACGAACTGGTCCGAAATGTTCGAGAACCTTTGTTTGGTTAAGGGAACTGCCTAAAGCAATCCCGCGTGGAAGGCCTTGGGACGAACTCAATCGCGAGGGAAGGGTGAAGGAGATTGAGTTCGGGAAGAAATTCACCGAGCGTCATATGAGggacaaaataaaagagaatttCCCCGAGTTGGCAGAAGCCGACTTCACAAG AATACGCCTGTACAAATCTGGCAGCAGGGGTACCCTCTTGAAGAAGGTGGCCAAAAATTTTCCAGATGCTACACAATTTTTGCAAAAGTTCAAAGGCGGCACATCCAAAAGGGTGTACATTATCCTGAAGAATGATAACGAGAATGGAG aAAGGTCCAACTCTGAAAACCATGCAGCACGAGCATCTGCCATACATAGACGGTCAAATGCAGTTGTACCTAGAGATACTG CTGCAACAAGACAATACTTGACTGCCCTAAGTCAGTCCACTAGTACACAGCAGACGGACAGTG ACTCAAACATGCCAAACAAGGAAGATG ATGCTAATTTACTACAGAGTTTGAAGACGTGA
- the LOC141864503 gene encoding uncharacterized protein LOC141864503 has protein sequence MFSVRSTADSMLFLLPSTTWKPTLVQQLHDNNLTEVDVVDRLSEMLEKTCDALKVLSAQREQLDKFRADREEQDHNFRQAQLEDLQTCESDSRKAERQDNEKKARETRLSDEPEDGITIRIRASTGTMSRKFKRGAHFQEVYDWAGTIESLPHYFTLHRGNQLVSHPEKLNQDETLNLTEREETEMETYFHSSKGTWDLAFWKIPSVERVFLMEPGHLGPGSS, from the exons ATGTTCAGTGTGCGGAGCACTGCGGACTCCATGCTGTTTCTCCTGCCATCGACGACATGGAAGCCAACCTTGGTGCAGCAACTTCATG ATAACAACCTTACGGAAGTAGATGTCGTTGACAGGTTGTCCGAGATGTTAGAAAAGACTTGCGACGCCCTCAAGGTGCTGTCGGCGCAAAG AGAACAACTTGACAAATTTCGGGCGGACAGGGAGGAACAGGATCACAACTTCCGTCAAGCGCAATTGGAGGATCTACAAACATGTGAAAGTGATTCAAGAAAAGCTGAACGACAG GATAACGAAAAGAAGGCAAGGGAAACCCGCTTGTCCGATGAGCCAGAGGATGGAATAACTATCCGAATTCGTGCCTCGACAGGGACCATGTCGAGGAAATTTAAAAGAGGCGCCCATTTTCAG GAGGTCTACGACTGGGCTGGGACAATTGAAAGTTTGCCCCACTACTTCACATTACATAGAGGGAATCAACTTGTTTCCCACCCAGAAAAGCTCAACCAAGACGAGACATTGAACCTCACTGAAAGA GAGGAGACAGAAATGGAAACATATTTCCACTCTTCTAAG GGTACTTGGGACTTAGCTTTTTGGAAAATTCCATCGGTAGAACGAGTCTTCCTAATGGAGCCAGGACACTTGGGACCAGGCTCTTCGTGA